From Pseudanabaena sp. PCC 6802, one genomic window encodes:
- a CDS encoding glycosyltransferase has translation MSLRISDIEGSSDRQTYLSLVVPTYNERPNIQTLVERISKLLDPVLEGFYELIVVDDDSPDRTWELAQALCNDYPQLTVIRRQQERGLSTAVIRGWQAAAGQILGVIDSDLQHPPEILLQMLTALKGGADLVVASRHIEGGGVSDWGFIRRFLSRGAQLLGLIILPNAIGRVSDPMSGYFMVRRDAVIGRDLDPIGYKILIEVLGRCQIDRIAEIGYVFQERQEGASKVTWKQYVEYIQHLIRLRSRGRLEKLKQRFEVPIKRFVRFGLVGLSGVFVDMAIFYLLHDPAALGLPLTRSKVVAAEVAIVNNFLWNDLWTFRDISSQQRGWSKRIKRFIKFNLVCLLGLFLNVLIVNVLVNYFNLHYLIANLIAIAIVTVWNFWINLKLSWRVTQTK, from the coding sequence ATGAGTTTAAGAATTTCTGACATTGAGGGGTCAAGCGATCGGCAAACCTACCTATCTTTGGTCGTGCCCACATACAACGAAAGACCAAATATTCAGACTCTGGTAGAACGCATCAGCAAGCTTCTCGATCCCGTACTGGAAGGGTTCTATGAGTTGATCGTTGTGGATGATGACAGCCCCGATCGCACCTGGGAATTGGCGCAGGCTTTGTGTAACGACTATCCCCAGTTAACAGTAATCAGACGGCAGCAAGAGCGCGGACTATCTACGGCTGTAATTCGAGGTTGGCAAGCTGCCGCAGGGCAAATCCTCGGTGTAATTGACAGCGATTTACAGCATCCGCCCGAAATATTACTGCAAATGTTGACTGCCCTCAAAGGGGGAGCGGATTTAGTGGTTGCGAGTCGTCATATCGAGGGCGGCGGCGTGAGCGATTGGGGATTTATCAGGCGCTTCTTATCGCGAGGGGCGCAACTTTTGGGTCTGATTATCTTACCGAATGCGATCGGGCGCGTCTCGGATCCCATGAGCGGCTATTTTATGGTGCGTCGAGATGCAGTTATCGGACGAGACCTCGACCCAATTGGATATAAAATCCTGATTGAAGTGCTGGGGCGCTGTCAGATCGATCGGATCGCAGAAATTGGTTATGTATTTCAGGAACGGCAGGAGGGGGCGAGCAAAGTTACCTGGAAGCAATATGTCGAGTACATCCAGCATTTAATCCGACTTCGCTCTCGCGGGCGGCTCGAAAAGCTAAAACAACGCTTCGAGGTTCCCATTAAACGGTTTGTGCGATTTGGCCTGGTGGGTTTAAGCGGCGTATTTGTTGATATGGCAATATTCTATTTACTGCACGACCCAGCAGCGCTAGGATTGCCGTTAACCCGCAGTAAAGTAGTTGCCGCCGAAGTTGCGATCGTCAATAATTTTCTGTGGAACGATCTCTGGACATTTAGAGACATCTCTAGCCAGCAAAGAGGTTGGTCGAAGCGGATCAAGCGATTTATTAAATTTAATCTAGTTTGCCTTCTGGGATTGTTCCTGAATGTCTTAATTGTGAATGTTTTGGTTAATTACTTTAATCTTCATTACCTGATTGCCAACCTGATCGCGATCGCGATCGTCACCGTTTGGAATTTCTGGATTAACTTAAAGTTGAGTTGGAGAGTGACTCAGACGAAGTGA
- a CDS encoding circularly permuted type 2 ATP-grasp protein has protein sequence MQLTSYNPGNFYDELFLASGNPRPEAIPLVDRINSLSPGELNRRYLAARQTMFKLGVTFSVYGDEEGTERVLPFDIIPRIITAKEWEWLEKGLKQRIHALNLFLADIYDEQKIVKDGIIPLELILSATGFLKPCIGLKPPQGIWCHITGTDLVRDRSGEWYVLEDNLRCPSGVSYVLENRRVMKSTFPQVFNMMSIEPVEDYPSYLLDALLHLAPPGLPNLTVVVLTPGIYNSAYFEHSFLAQQMGVELVEGRDLVVSDGYLYMRTTKGLQRVDVVYRRIDDIFIDPLAFRSDSLLGIPGLMEVYQSGRVAIANALGTGVADDKVIYAFVPEMIRYYLSEDPILQNVPTYLCWEEKQLEYVLANLDKLVVKSANESGGYGMLIGTQASAQERAEFSQRILATPRNYIAQPTLSLSRVPTLIDDQIEGCHVDLRPYILYGKDIYVNPGGLTRVALKRGSLVVNSSQGGGSKDTWVLTA, from the coding sequence GTGCAATTAACTAGCTATAACCCTGGTAACTTTTATGACGAGCTATTCTTAGCTTCAGGCAACCCTCGTCCCGAGGCAATACCGTTGGTAGATCGCATTAATTCCCTCTCCCCTGGCGAACTCAACCGCAGGTATCTAGCCGCACGTCAGACTATGTTTAAGCTAGGCGTAACGTTCAGCGTCTATGGCGACGAAGAGGGGACAGAGAGAGTTTTGCCCTTCGATATTATTCCCAGAATCATTACAGCAAAAGAATGGGAATGGTTAGAGAAGGGACTGAAACAGAGAATCCACGCCCTCAATCTCTTCCTGGCGGATATCTATGACGAACAGAAAATAGTCAAGGATGGTATTATCCCTCTAGAGTTAATTTTATCGGCAACAGGCTTTCTGAAGCCATGCATTGGGTTGAAGCCGCCCCAAGGCATCTGGTGTCATATTACTGGTACGGATCTGGTGCGCGATCGCTCCGGTGAGTGGTACGTACTTGAGGATAACCTGCGCTGTCCTTCTGGCGTTTCCTATGTCCTGGAGAATCGGCGCGTGATGAAAAGCACCTTCCCACAGGTATTCAATATGATGAGCATTGAGCCAGTGGAAGACTATCCCAGCTATCTACTTGACGCTCTGCTGCACTTAGCACCTCCTGGGTTACCCAATCTTACTGTAGTCGTACTCACGCCAGGCATTTACAATTCCGCCTACTTCGAGCACTCTTTCCTTGCCCAGCAAATGGGTGTAGAACTGGTGGAAGGTCGAGATTTAGTCGTCAGCGATGGATATCTCTACATGCGCACCACCAAAGGGTTGCAACGGGTGGATGTGGTCTATCGTCGCATCGACGACATCTTTATCGATCCACTGGCATTCCGTTCCGATTCCCTCCTGGGTATACCTGGGCTGATGGAAGTTTATCAATCGGGTAGAGTGGCGATCGCCAACGCCCTTGGGACTGGTGTTGCGGATGATAAAGTGATCTATGCTTTCGTGCCGGAGATGATTCGCTATTACTTAAGTGAAGATCCCATCCTGCAAAACGTACCGACCTATCTCTGTTGGGAGGAGAAACAACTGGAATACGTGCTGGCAAATTTGGATAAGCTAGTTGTAAAATCTGCGAATGAATCTGGCGGCTATGGCATGTTAATCGGCACGCAAGCATCAGCACAGGAGCGTGCGGAGTTCTCTCAGCGCATTCTCGCCACGCCCCGCAACTACATTGCCCAACCAACATTAAGCCTATCCCGCGTACCGACACTAATCGACGACCAGATTGAAGGCTGCCATGTCGATCTGCGCCCCTATATCCTCTATGGCAAGGATATTTACGTTAACCCAGGCGGTCTAACTCGCGTCGCCCTCAAACGCGGTTCGTTGGTCGTCAACTCTTCCCAAGGCGGTGGCAGTAAAGATACCTGGGTGCTGACTGCATAG
- a CDS encoding Tic20 family protein, whose amino-acid sequence MTVSNIESRDRLYASLPYLLPMSAVVYFGASLLQQFLPLEYLFFPFIWLYGNVLMLPVVPLLGLNGEFLILVGLYVLVIRNTRINHFVRFNAMQAILLEIVIFLMQLILRLSAEIAGYSSAMSLIFATLFNTVFLGIVGVCVYAIAQNIAGKYSEIPTISEAALMQCE is encoded by the coding sequence ATGACCGTAAGTAATATTGAATCCCGCGATCGCCTGTATGCTAGCTTGCCCTACCTCCTGCCCATGTCGGCGGTTGTCTATTTTGGGGCTTCCTTACTCCAACAGTTTTTGCCCCTGGAATATCTATTCTTTCCGTTTATCTGGTTATATGGCAATGTTTTAATGCTGCCAGTCGTCCCTTTGCTAGGCTTGAACGGCGAGTTTTTGATCTTAGTTGGCCTGTATGTATTGGTGATTCGAAATACTCGCATCAATCATTTCGTGCGCTTTAACGCCATGCAAGCGATTCTGCTAGAAATCGTCATATTTTTAATGCAGCTAATTTTGCGCCTATCTGCGGAAATTGCGGGTTATTCGTCTGCAATGAGCTTGATATTTGCAACTCTCTTCAATACCGTTTTTCTGGGGATAGTTGGGGTTTGTGTCTACGCGATCGCACAGAATATTGCCGGCAAATACTCCGAAATTCCCACCATCTCTGAAGCCGCACTCATGCAATGCGAATAG